TGAAAAGCAGGATTCGGGTCTGTCCTCTGTTGGAAGACAGGGAAAAACTACCGGTATACCGGAAAAGGAACTGATAGAAATAGCGATTAAATCGATGGGTCTTAGGGATGTGGCTCCGTTCAAACCGGAGGAAAAAATCATTGAGTACATTGTCGCTGAAAAAGAAGTCGACCTCTCCGGAATGACATGCCGTGATTTTGCGGACGAGCTCTCAACCGATTCCCCCGCTCCCGGCGGAGGTTCAGCTGCTGCCCTGATGGGTGCGCTTGGCTCTTCTCTGAACGCAATGGTAGCTAATCTCACAGTCAAGAACAGGAAATACCGCAAAGACTGGGACCTCATGCGAAACATCGCGCCTGAAGCTCAATCCATTAAAGATGATCTTCTGAACGCCATCGACGATGACACTATTGCATTTAATGAATGGATGTCTGCCGCGAAACAGGATGGCGATGTGCAGGAAGCGGTGAAAAACGCCATTGCGGTACCTCTCAGAGTTCTTCTGCAATGCCCTCTCATTATTGAAATGGCATCAGATCTCGAAGAGAAAGGCATGCAGGCGTCTGTTTCCGATGCTGGTGTAGCTGCGGCCGCAGCCAGAGCGGCAGCGCTAAGCGCTTACTACAATGTACTGATAAACCTGGGAGAAATTGAGGATTCCTCATTCGTTAATGACACCAGACAGAGGGCTGAAAAATGTATGGAGAATGTGCTTGAAGCTTCAGATGCAGTTTTTATTAAGATCAGGAATAAGCTCACAGCAAAACTGGAAGGTAATAACTCTTGAGTAATATAGACCGCATGCTGTTTAAACCACTTGAACTCTCCGATGATATCCGGAGAGACCTTGAGAATTTCTGCAGGAATGCCAGAGGGGATATCCTCAAGATGACAACACTCGCGGGAAGTGGTCATCCGGGCGGATCGATGTCATCCCTAGAGATTTTCGCCCTTCTCTGGGCTCAGGCAAATGTTGATCCCACATCACCCCTGAAGGATGGAAGGGATAGAATAATTGTAAGCCATGGTCATACATCACCTGCTGTTTACGCAACACTTGGAAGACTGGGCTTCTTTGATCTGGAACGAGCAATCTCCACTTTCAGAAAGGCCGGAAGTCCTTTTGAAGGACATATTGAGAGATCTGTTCCTGGCATTGAACTTACAACAGGCAATCTTGGTCAGGGTGTTTCCGCAGCTGCGGGAATGGCTCTGGCTGACAGGTCGAAGGGAATCCATAATCAGATATGGGTCGTAACAGGAGATGGTGAACACCAGAAGGGTCAGATAGCAGAAGCCAGGAGATTCATCAGAGCGTATGGACTCAATAACATAACCGTTGTTGTTGACTGCAACGGTCTGCAGATATGCGGCCGCACGGACAGGGTGATGTATACGGATATTGCAAGCGAATACCGCGCCGACGGCTGGGACGTTACTGAAGTAGATGGCCACAGTCTTTCAGCTCTGTACAGAGCTCTCAAACCGGTAATTTCACCCATGGCTCCAAGACTCGTTATCGCTATGACCGTAATGGGAAAAGGTGTCTCTTTCATGGAGAACGATGATCAATATCACGGAAAAGCCCTTACCCGCGAACAGCTCGCGTCGGCTCTCGCTGAGCTTAAACTGACTAATAATCTTGATGAGCTGGAAAAGCTCAGAAACAGCAGC
This genomic interval from Candidatus Aegiribacteria sp. contains the following:
- a CDS encoding cyclodeaminase/cyclohydrolase family protein — encoded protein: EKQDSGLSSVGRQGKTTGIPEKELIEIAIKSMGLRDVAPFKPEEKIIEYIVAEKEVDLSGMTCRDFADELSTDSPAPGGGSAAALMGALGSSLNAMVANLTVKNRKYRKDWDLMRNIAPEAQSIKDDLLNAIDDDTIAFNEWMSAAKQDGDVQEAVKNAIAVPLRVLLQCPLIIEMASDLEEKGMQASVSDAGVAAAAARAAALSAYYNVLINLGEIEDSSFVNDTRQRAEKCMENVLEASDAVFIKIRNKLTAKLEGNNS